The following are encoded in a window of Rhodopirellula islandica genomic DNA:
- a CDS encoding glycerophosphodiester phosphodiesterase produces the protein MTLIDTTLFAVATRFAAAFSLFACLSGVSPQMVDANENVRPPKSTPMIVAHRGASHMAPENTLSAFHLAWEENADAIEGDFYLSSDGEIVCLHDKTTTRTSPGSSLTVAEATLEQLRKLDFGAWKHERYSGERIPTLGEVMATVPDGKGIFIEIKCGPEILPTLKKQLEDCSLKPEQITIICFNQEVVRQAREMMPYDCNWLTSYKKQANGSWTPGVDGVRKSLKATDATGFGTQVKADLLGPVLSQDFCDAVRSAGCGIHGWTIDEPAVAKQLVGLGFESITTNRPAEIRSALED, from the coding sequence ATGACTTTGATTGACACAACTCTCTTCGCCGTCGCGACTCGTTTCGCGGCGGCTTTTTCTTTGTTCGCGTGTCTCAGTGGGGTTTCGCCGCAAATGGTGGACGCCAACGAAAATGTGAGGCCGCCAAAATCGACGCCAATGATTGTGGCCCACCGGGGCGCGTCTCATATGGCACCGGAAAACACGCTGTCTGCGTTCCATTTAGCGTGGGAAGAAAACGCGGACGCGATCGAGGGCGATTTCTATCTGTCGTCTGACGGCGAGATCGTTTGCTTGCACGACAAGACGACCACGCGGACCTCGCCTGGCTCATCGTTGACGGTCGCCGAGGCGACGCTGGAGCAGCTTCGCAAGCTCGACTTCGGTGCTTGGAAACATGAACGCTACTCCGGCGAACGAATCCCAACTTTGGGAGAAGTGATGGCCACCGTGCCCGATGGGAAGGGAATCTTCATCGAAATTAAATGTGGGCCTGAGATCCTGCCAACATTGAAGAAACAATTGGAAGATTGCTCACTCAAACCCGAGCAGATCACGATCATTTGCTTCAATCAGGAAGTTGTTCGTCAGGCTCGTGAGATGATGCCTTACGACTGCAATTGGTTGACCTCGTACAAGAAGCAAGCCAACGGCAGTTGGACCCCAGGGGTCGATGGCGTTCGGAAGAGCCTGAAGGCAACCGATGCGACAGGGTTTGGAACGCAAGTCAAAGCCGACTTGCTTGGTCCGGTTCTAAGCCAGGACTTCTGCGATGCCGTTCGGTCGGCGGGGTGTGGCATTCATGGTTGGACCATCGATGAACCTGCGGTTGCCAAACAATTGGTCGGCCTCGGTTTTGAGAGCATCACCACCAACCGCCCTGCTGAAATTCGCTCCGCTTTAGAGGATTGA
- a CDS encoding DUF1598 domain-containing protein produces the protein MRLIDRHSRIRTLASFAFAALLAIALAPSSFGQDGGDGGDTTNNFGSQPAGVDVDATGVLKVRTIDPRLARQQWMQSRANATPGESMETSELRKVSLNRLEAAISEYVEADRPLPAEMLAMAGLTSVQYVFFYPETNDIVLAGPAEGYVADATDRFVGMQSGRPSVLLEDVVVALRAFPPQGKPARVISVSIDPTPEGLQRMQQFLMRVGGRAGRGDTLQLVRGLKENLGLQTVTIEGIPAASHFARVLVEADYRMKLIGIGLEQLPVPVRSYVSRTNPVTVSANSMERWYFQPNYDGVSVSEDNLAMRINERGVQLVGANERVQGDGARVGTGRVNRASQAFTKEFSEKYNQIADRVRVYAELRQLIDLSIAAAYIHEQDFYGQANWAMPVLGDESKVSVQTYTAPEKVETAVNAIWRGNTLMTPLGGGVNVQPRIALKKDHVTIDTEGQHVQVKHSSGPEQLAPGQWWWD, from the coding sequence ATGCGACTGATCGATCGCCACTCTCGAATTCGCACCTTGGCCAGTTTCGCGTTCGCAGCGTTGTTGGCGATTGCGTTGGCTCCCTCCAGCTTCGGCCAAGACGGCGGCGATGGCGGAGACACCACCAATAACTTCGGCAGCCAGCCTGCTGGTGTCGACGTCGATGCGACCGGCGTGTTGAAAGTCCGGACGATCGACCCACGATTGGCTCGGCAGCAATGGATGCAATCGCGAGCCAATGCGACTCCTGGCGAGTCGATGGAAACCAGCGAGCTGAGAAAGGTTTCGCTGAATCGCCTCGAAGCAGCGATTTCCGAGTACGTCGAAGCTGATCGGCCGCTGCCAGCTGAAATGCTGGCGATGGCTGGGCTGACCTCGGTTCAGTACGTGTTCTTCTATCCCGAAACAAACGACATCGTTCTGGCGGGGCCAGCCGAAGGTTACGTGGCGGATGCGACTGATCGCTTTGTCGGCATGCAGTCGGGACGTCCCAGTGTTTTGTTGGAAGACGTCGTGGTTGCATTGCGAGCCTTCCCACCTCAAGGCAAACCGGCTCGAGTGATTTCGGTTTCGATTGACCCAACCCCGGAAGGCTTGCAGCGGATGCAGCAGTTCCTGATGCGAGTTGGTGGGCGTGCCGGTCGCGGTGACACCTTGCAGCTCGTTCGCGGCCTGAAGGAAAACTTGGGGCTTCAAACCGTTACGATCGAAGGCATCCCAGCGGCCAGTCACTTCGCTCGTGTGTTGGTGGAAGCCGATTACCGAATGAAGTTGATCGGCATTGGTTTGGAACAATTGCCGGTTCCCGTCCGCAGTTATGTCTCACGCACCAATCCCGTGACCGTCTCCGCGAACTCGATGGAACGTTGGTACTTCCAACCCAATTATGACGGTGTCTCGGTCAGCGAAGACAACCTGGCCATGCGAATCAATGAGCGTGGTGTTCAGTTGGTTGGCGCCAACGAACGTGTCCAAGGTGACGGTGCTCGCGTTGGCACAGGCCGCGTGAACCGAGCCAGCCAAGCGTTCACGAAAGAGTTCAGCGAAAAGTACAACCAGATTGCTGACCGAGTTCGCGTGTACGCAGAACTGCGTCAGTTGATCGATCTTTCGATCGCAGCCGCTTACATCCACGAGCAAGACTTCTACGGTCAAGCCAACTGGGCGATGCCAGTTTTGGGTGACGAAAGCAAGGTCAGCGTGCAGACTTACACCGCACCTGAAAAGGTCGAAACCGCTGTGAATGCGATCTGGCGAGGCAACACTTTGATGACTCCATTGGGAGGCGGCGTGAACGTTCAGCCCCGGATTGCACTGAAGAAAGACCACGTCACAATCGACACTGAAGGCCAGCACGTGCAGGTCAAACATTCCTCGGGGCCAGAACAATTGGCGCCCGGCCAATGGTGGTGGGACTGA